The Rathayibacter sp. VKM Ac-2760 genome segment CGCTGGAAAGGGACGACCCGACGGACGACTGGCCGTCGAGAGTCGCCGCTCGCAGGCCGGCCGGCATCGTCCTCGGGATCATCCGGCCCACCCATCGTCAGATCCTCGAGTTGCACGACCTGAGGATCCCCGTGATCCTCCTCGATCCGAGATCCGATCCGGACGACCGGCTGATGACGGTGGGGACGAGGGATCTGCAGGGCGGCCGCGACGCGGGCGAGCACCTGGTCGCGTCAGGCGCCGATCGATTCGTCGTGGTGACGGGAACGCCGCCGTACCGCTTCGGCCGGGCACGCGAAGAGGGGTTCGCGAGCGCCCTCCGTCAGGCCGGCGTCGAGGACTCGCTGGTCCGGGTGCCCAGCCAGTGGACGGACGCGACGGTGACCCCCGAACTCCTCGGCGCCCTCGCGGGAGCCGGCGAGGTGGGCGTGTTCGCGTGCAACGACGAGATGGCGCTGACCGTCTACCGAGCGGCCCGCCGTCTCGGCAAACGCATCCCCGACGATGTCCGTGTCGTCGGATTCAATGACGAGCCTCGCGCCGCGAGCGCGGAGCCCGCCCTCAGCTCGGTCAGGCAACCGCTGCGCGAGATGGCCGGCCGAGCGGTACGGCTCGCCGTCGAGCAGCGCGGCGAGGCGCCCGACGCCCCCCACGACCGGGTCGAACTGCCGAGCACACTGGTGACCAGGGAGTCGAGCCGTCGTCCGACGGCGCGGGCTCGGTAGGGCAGACGTTCCCGCGTTGGTCGTACAGAGAGAAGACTCCCCGACCCGGTCCTGCCGAACAGTTGCAGTTGCGCAATACCCGGCGACGGAGACCGGAACGGCGCGGACCGGATGATTGGCTTGCGCAGAGCCGTACCCGCACGTCGACGAGGCCTGGGGCTGGACGTCTCCAAACCTCTCAAGGAGCAATCGATGACCACTTGGACGCCGTCGTTCATCGCGCCCGCCGAACGCATCGGAACGGAGCGGGTCGTCCGGCTCCGGCATCGGCTCGAGCTCGATCCGAGCCGCGGCGACGTCGCGTCGGCATCGTTGCGGTGGACCGCCCTCGGCGTCGCTGAGGCGACCATCGACGGGAACCTTGTCGATGGACTCCTCCTCACCCCGGGCTGGTCCAGCTATCAGTGGCGGCTGCGCTACGCGGAAGTCGACGTGACGGCACTGGTGAACCGCGACAGCGTGATCGAGTTCCGTCTGGGCCCCGGCTGGTACGCCGGTCGCCTGGGCTTCTACGCAGGCCGTGAGCACTACGGCGACCGGACGGCGGTCGCCGGACAGCTCCGGATCGGCTTCGCCGACGGGAGTGAGCAGGTCGTTTCCACCGACGAGCTGTGGGAGTGGACGCCGTCTTCGACGCTCGCCGCGGACCTCTACGACGGGCAGACGATCGATGCCCGAATCGCGGAGCAGGGCGCGTGGGCGGCGGTCGAGCGGATCCCCGCACCGTCCGCTGGACTCGAACCCTACGTCGGTCCTCCCGTGCGCAGGCAGGAGAGCATCGCTCCCGTCGAGGTCTGGCGATCCCCCTCAGGCCGACTACTCGTCGACTTCGGGCAGAACCTCGTGGGCTGGCTGCGGGTGTCCGTCACCGGACCGGCCGGGACGCAGATCGTCATCCGGCACGCCGAAGTGCTCGAGCAGGACGAACTCGGAACGAGGCCCCTGCGATCCGCGTCGGCCACCGATCGCTTCATCCTCTCCGGAAACGCGGACGTGTTCGAGCCGACCTTCACCTTCCACGGCTTCCGTTACGCGGAGATCACGGGCTGGCCGGGCACGGACGACGACGTCGCGGAGGCCGTGCAAGCAGTCGTCGTCGGCTCGGAGCTCCGTCGCACCGGCACCTTCCGCTCTTCCCACCCTGAGCTGAACCGACTCCACGAGAACGTCGTCTGGAGCCTCCGCGGCAACTTCCTCGACATCCCCACCGATTGCCCCCAGCGCGACGAGCGTCTCGGCTGGACCGGGGACATCGCCGTGTTCGCTCCTACCGCCGCCTACCTCTTCGACGTCCAGGACTTCCTCACGGACTGGATGCTGGACGTCGCCGTCGAGACCGAGAACAACGGAGGCAACGTGCCGTTCGTCGTCCCGAACGTCCTGGCGCTGGAGCCCGACGCCGAGACGAACCCGATCCTCGGATCCCCTGACCCGACCGCCATCTGGGGCGACGCAGCGGTCTGGGTTCCGTGGGCGCTCTACGAGCACGACGGCGACCTCGGTCGACTTGCGCGCCTCTACCCGACGATGGCAGCACACGGCGACGCCGTGGCCCGGGTGCTGGACGCCGACGGACTCTGGTCGAAGGGCTTCCAGTTCGGCGACTGGCTGGACCCGCTCGCCCCGCCGGAGGATCCGGCCGCGGCGCTGACTCCGACCTCGCTGGTGGCGACGGCCAGCGGGTACCGCACCTTCACGATGCTCGCGCGTGCTGCACGCGATCTCGGCGATCCCGCTGCAGCGGAGCGGTGGGCGACAGTGAGCGGGCGCCTGCGTGCGGCCTTCCGCGCGCACTTCCTCGCCGACGGCCGACTCGTCCCAGAGACCTCGACCGGGTATGCGCTGGCGATCGTGTTCCAGCTGTTGGATCCGGAGGAGATCCCCACGGCCGGCGCCCATCTCGCCTCCCTCGTCCGCGACAACGGCTTCCGGATCTCCACCGGTTTCGCCGGGACCCCCTTCATCACGCGAGCGCTCGCGGACAGTGGGCACGTCGAGGAGGCCTACCGGCTCCTCCTCCAGGACGAGTGCCCCTCCTGGCTCTACCCGGTGACGATGGGTGCGACGACCATCTGGGAGCGCTGGGACTCGATGCTGCCCGACGGCAGTCTCAACAGCGGGGACATGACGTCCTTCAACCACTATGCACTCGGGTCGGTCGCCGAGTGGCTGCACCGAACGGTCGCAGGGATCGCTCCTCTGGAGCCCGGCTACGGCCGGGTTCTCCTCGCGCCGCGTCCTGGCCCTGGCCTCGACTGGTGCGAGAGCGAACTGATCCTGCCGAGCGGACCGGTGAGCGTCCGGTGGGAGCGGACGCCCCGCGGCGTCACGCTCGACGTCCGACTGAGCGTGCCCGGAGTCGTGAGCTGGCCCGGTCTCGACGATGTCGATCTCGCCATCGGAGAGCACCGCCTCGAGCTGCCTGCCGAGGCTCGTTAGCGAGGGTCTCGATGCTGCCCGTCCGGTGCGGATGATCGAGGGAGTGCCCTCGAGTGCGGCACCCGTCCGTGATCGACGCCGCGACGACTCCCGTCCTCGGCGGAACCGGGCTGGGCGCTTCGTCGGCTGCGGAGAAAGCAGAGGACGACGCTCGCCTAGGTGACCCGGGGATCTTCTGCGAGTACAGCCCAGAGAGACCGCCCCGGACAGACGTGTCCCGTCAGCGGAACGCGCGCCGCGTGATGATGTTCCCCCGGCCGCCGGAACTCGTCGCGACATCGCGGGGCTCGTGCGGAGGACGTCGACCGTGCAGATGCTCGAAGTCCTGTGCACAGACATCGGAGGTCGAAACCCGCACCACTCCGGTGGAGACCGGCGGATCGGCGGCGGTGGGAACGCCCGACCTGGGCGTCCCCACCGCCGCGTCCTGTCAGTACGCGAC includes the following:
- a CDS encoding alpha-L-rhamnosidase, whose translation is MTTWTPSFIAPAERIGTERVVRLRHRLELDPSRGDVASASLRWTALGVAEATIDGNLVDGLLLTPGWSSYQWRLRYAEVDVTALVNRDSVIEFRLGPGWYAGRLGFYAGREHYGDRTAVAGQLRIGFADGSEQVVSTDELWEWTPSSTLAADLYDGQTIDARIAEQGAWAAVERIPAPSAGLEPYVGPPVRRQESIAPVEVWRSPSGRLLVDFGQNLVGWLRVSVTGPAGTQIVIRHAEVLEQDELGTRPLRSASATDRFILSGNADVFEPTFTFHGFRYAEITGWPGTDDDVAEAVQAVVVGSELRRTGTFRSSHPELNRLHENVVWSLRGNFLDIPTDCPQRDERLGWTGDIAVFAPTAAYLFDVQDFLTDWMLDVAVETENNGGNVPFVVPNVLALEPDAETNPILGSPDPTAIWGDAAVWVPWALYEHDGDLGRLARLYPTMAAHGDAVARVLDADGLWSKGFQFGDWLDPLAPPEDPAAALTPTSLVATASGYRTFTMLARAARDLGDPAAAERWATVSGRLRAAFRAHFLADGRLVPETSTGYALAIVFQLLDPEEIPTAGAHLASLVRDNGFRISTGFAGTPFITRALADSGHVEEAYRLLLQDECPSWLYPVTMGATTIWERWDSMLPDGSLNSGDMTSFNHYALGSVAEWLHRTVAGIAPLEPGYGRVLLAPRPGPGLDWCESELILPSGPVSVRWERTPRGVTLDVRLSVPGVVSWPGLDDVDLAIGEHRLELPAEAR
- a CDS encoding LacI family DNA-binding transcriptional regulator, which gives rise to MAHSGREVALRDVARAAGVSISSASRALSGRGDLRRETRQRVLDAARELGYAPSTSAGGRPASSEPRTVELVLGSFDDDWTAAVTDGARTAAFELGFDLVLTLERDDPTDDWPSRVAARRPAGIVLGIIRPTHRQILELHDLRIPVILLDPRSDPDDRLMTVGTRDLQGGRDAGEHLVASGADRFVVVTGTPPYRFGRAREEGFASALRQAGVEDSLVRVPSQWTDATVTPELLGALAGAGEVGVFACNDEMALTVYRAARRLGKRIPDDVRVVGFNDEPRAASAEPALSSVRQPLREMAGRAVRLAVEQRGEAPDAPHDRVELPSTLVTRESSRRPTARAR